A single genomic interval of Pseudorasbora parva isolate DD20220531a chromosome 21, ASM2467924v1, whole genome shotgun sequence harbors:
- the tbc1d12b gene encoding TBC1 domain family member 12 isoform X1 — MGYPPTGVQKCSAASEHSGLSVYSPVKLMVESSSSGGRGADEGRPPPGISDVTDRQENIMQGMFSHTGTAQREKGPSQGSQDHEVPESCDEVKHQTNTQPCGTKLPNGHASHSAHEVTERDFPNSSHTAKSCLNSKDDRMMANGELSAGSKGGAVDAVSSASLINQSHSESEVTLASQDGAEDRSTKRCSDAQDSVFKSTHDDEGEPASPSTRKHSLRTFSSSSFFNTDSPPLSPDDDETFSTSDGPDDLRFMDVSLNSRNTYEISRRQSAPDNIPGVLSVAAADLTLGERKHGISDIFSRNLFSRKQREAQSAPGWKLFGKVPLRESPPKASKTIQQEGNPGNLTSVSTPNLLSSGEYEAKVSKSSQSPSLPAQGRRKNLEFEPLSTTGLILEDRPANLPAKSEEEAQRHRQEYDEMVAEAKKRELKEAQKKKKQMKERFKQEDSIANAMVVWNNEILPNWESMRGLRRVRDLWWQGLPPNVRGKVWSLAIGNELNITSELYEIFLSRAKERWKSFRETGNEIESDVDSADRESSLDLIKLDISRTFPPLFIFQKGGPYHDLLHSVLGAYTCYRPDVGYVQGMSFIAAVLILNLEEAEAFIAFANLLNKPCQMAFFRVDHELMLKYFAAFEVFFEENLPRLFNHFKSYNLTPDLYLIDWIFTLYTKSLPLDVACRVWDVFCRDGEEFLFRTGLGILRLYEEVLLQMDFIHIAQFLTRLPEDTPPERLFSCIANTQMISCNRKWTQVFNALIKDKEMEKSSSPSVKNS, encoded by the exons ATGG GTTATCCACCCACTGGGGTCCAGAAGTGCAGTGCCGCCTCCGAGCATAGTGGTCTTTCTGTATATTCACCTGTGAAGCTGATGGTGGAGTCATCTTCCTCTGGAGGCAGGGGTGCTGATGAAGGCAGACCACCTCCCGGCATCTCAGATGTTACAGACAGGCAGGAGAACATAATGCAAGGCATGTTCTCTCACACTGGTACAGCGCAGAGAGAGAAAGGCCCATCGCAGGGAAGCCAGGACCACGAGGTGCCAGAGTCATGTGATGAAGTAAAGCATCAGACCAATACCCAGCCATGTGGCACTAAGCTCCCAAATGGACATGCAAGCCACAGTGCGCATGAAGTGACCGAACGCGACTTTCCAAATTCATCTCATACTGCAAAAAGCTGTTTGAATTCTAAAGATGACCGTATGATGGCAAACGGTGAACTGTCAGCAGGTTCCAAAGGTGGTGCCGTTGATGCTGTTTCTTCTGCGTCTCTGATAAACCAGTCACACTCTGAGTCTGAAGTAACTCTAGCATCTCAAGATGGAGCTGAGGACAGATCGACCAAACGCTGTTCAGATGCCCAGGATTCAGTTTTCAAGTCGACGCATGATGATGAAGGAGAGCCAGCCAGTCCGTCAACTCGAAAACACTCTCTCAGGACGTTTTCATCTAGCTCTTTCTTCAACACTGACTCTCCTCCTCTCAGTCCAGATGATGACGAGACCTTTTCCACATCAGATGGACCTGATGACTTAAGGTTCATGGACGTGAGTCTGAATTCCAGGAACACTTATGAAATCAGCCGACGTCAGAGCGCCCCGGACAACATCCCTGGTGTGTTGAGTGTTGCTGCCGCAGATCTGACTCTCGGCGAGAGGAAACACGGCATCTCAGACATCTTTAGCAG AAATTTGTTCTCCAGAAAGCAGAGGGAGGCCCAGAGTGCACCAGGATGGAAACTCTTTGGAAAGGTCCCGTTGAGAGAGAGTCCACCCAAAGCCTCCAAAACCATACAGCAG GAAGGTAACCCAGGCAATCTCACATCTGTATCTACACCCAATCTCTTAAGTTCAGGG GAGTACGAGGCCAAGGTGTCTAAATCCAGCCAGAGTCCCTCCCTACCTGCCCAGGGCCGACGGAAAAACCTGGAATTCGAACCATTGTCCACCACGGGACTCATATTAGAGGACCGCCCCGC GAACCTTCCTGCTAAGTCAGAGGAGGAAGCCCAGCGCCACCGTCAGGAGTATGATGAAATGGTGGCAGAGGCCAAGAAGAGAg AGCTGAAAGAGgctcagaagaagaaaaagcagATGAAGGAAAGATTTAAACAGGAGGACAGCATCGCTAACGCAATGGTGGTTTGGAACAATGAAATCCTTCCCAACTGGGAGAGCAT GCGTGGCCTGCGGCGTGTGAGGGATCTGTGGTGGCAAGGTCTTCCTCCTAACGTGAGGGGTAAAGTCTGGAGTCTGGCCATTGGGAATGAGCTGAACATAACctcag aATTGTACGAGATCTTTCTCTCACGGGCCAAGGAGCGctggaagagcttcagagagaCAGGCAATGAGATTGAGTCGGATG TGGACAGTGCCGACCGTGAATCCAGTCTGGATCTGATCAAACTGGACATCTCGCGCACATTTCCACCGCTCTTCATCTTCCAGAAG GGTGGGCCGTACCATGATCTCCTGCACAGCGTGCTGGGCGCTTACACCTGCTACAGACCTGATGTGGGATAT GTTCAGGGCATGTCCTTCATAGCTGCTGTGCTGATTCTCAACCTGGAGGAGGCCGAGGCTTTCATCGCTTTTGCCAATCTCCTCAACAAACCCTGTCAGATGGCTTTCTTCAGAGTGGACCACGAGCTG atgCTGAAGTACTTTGCAGCATTTGAGGTGTTCTTTGAAGAAAACCTCCCCAGACTTTTTAATCACTTCAAGAGTTACAACCTCACACCTGACCTGTATCTGATAGACTG GATCTTCACCCTCTACACCAAGTCCCTGCCGTTAGATGTGGCCTGTCGGGTGTGGGATGTGTTCTGTAGAGACGGGGAGGAGTTCCTGTTCCGTACGGGACTCGGGATCCTGCGGCTCTATGAGGAAGTGCTCCTGCAGATGGATTTCATCCACATCGCTCAGTTCCTGACCAGACTGCCAGAGGACACGCCGCCCGAACGCCTCTTCAGCTGCATCGCCAACACCCAGATGATCAGCTGCAACAGGAAGTGGACACAG GTGTTTAATGCCCTCATAAAGGATAAAGAAATGGAAAAAAGCAGCAGTCCTTCAGTAAAAAATTCTTGA
- the tbc1d12b gene encoding TBC1 domain family member 12 isoform X2, producing the protein MGYPPTGVQKCSAASEHSGLSVYSPVKLMVESSSSGGRGADEGRPPPGISDVTDRQENIMQGMFSHTGTAQREKGPSQGSQDHEVPESCDEVKHQTNTQPCGTKLPNGHASHSAHEVTERDFPNSSHTAKSCLNSKDDRMMANGELSAGSKGGAVDAVSSASLINQSHSESEVTLASQDGAEDRSTKRCSDAQDSVFKSTHDDEGEPASPSTRKHSLRTFSSSSFFNTDSPPLSPDDDETFSTSDGPDDLRFMDVSLNSRNTYEISRRQSAPDNIPGVLSVAAADLTLGERKHGISDIFSRNLFSRKQREAQSAPGWKLFGKVPLRESPPKASKTIQQEYEAKVSKSSQSPSLPAQGRRKNLEFEPLSTTGLILEDRPANLPAKSEEEAQRHRQEYDEMVAEAKKRELKEAQKKKKQMKERFKQEDSIANAMVVWNNEILPNWESMRGLRRVRDLWWQGLPPNVRGKVWSLAIGNELNITSELYEIFLSRAKERWKSFRETGNEIESDVDSADRESSLDLIKLDISRTFPPLFIFQKGGPYHDLLHSVLGAYTCYRPDVGYVQGMSFIAAVLILNLEEAEAFIAFANLLNKPCQMAFFRVDHELMLKYFAAFEVFFEENLPRLFNHFKSYNLTPDLYLIDWIFTLYTKSLPLDVACRVWDVFCRDGEEFLFRTGLGILRLYEEVLLQMDFIHIAQFLTRLPEDTPPERLFSCIANTQMISCNRKWTQVFNALIKDKEMEKSSSPSVKNS; encoded by the exons ATGG GTTATCCACCCACTGGGGTCCAGAAGTGCAGTGCCGCCTCCGAGCATAGTGGTCTTTCTGTATATTCACCTGTGAAGCTGATGGTGGAGTCATCTTCCTCTGGAGGCAGGGGTGCTGATGAAGGCAGACCACCTCCCGGCATCTCAGATGTTACAGACAGGCAGGAGAACATAATGCAAGGCATGTTCTCTCACACTGGTACAGCGCAGAGAGAGAAAGGCCCATCGCAGGGAAGCCAGGACCACGAGGTGCCAGAGTCATGTGATGAAGTAAAGCATCAGACCAATACCCAGCCATGTGGCACTAAGCTCCCAAATGGACATGCAAGCCACAGTGCGCATGAAGTGACCGAACGCGACTTTCCAAATTCATCTCATACTGCAAAAAGCTGTTTGAATTCTAAAGATGACCGTATGATGGCAAACGGTGAACTGTCAGCAGGTTCCAAAGGTGGTGCCGTTGATGCTGTTTCTTCTGCGTCTCTGATAAACCAGTCACACTCTGAGTCTGAAGTAACTCTAGCATCTCAAGATGGAGCTGAGGACAGATCGACCAAACGCTGTTCAGATGCCCAGGATTCAGTTTTCAAGTCGACGCATGATGATGAAGGAGAGCCAGCCAGTCCGTCAACTCGAAAACACTCTCTCAGGACGTTTTCATCTAGCTCTTTCTTCAACACTGACTCTCCTCCTCTCAGTCCAGATGATGACGAGACCTTTTCCACATCAGATGGACCTGATGACTTAAGGTTCATGGACGTGAGTCTGAATTCCAGGAACACTTATGAAATCAGCCGACGTCAGAGCGCCCCGGACAACATCCCTGGTGTGTTGAGTGTTGCTGCCGCAGATCTGACTCTCGGCGAGAGGAAACACGGCATCTCAGACATCTTTAGCAG AAATTTGTTCTCCAGAAAGCAGAGGGAGGCCCAGAGTGCACCAGGATGGAAACTCTTTGGAAAGGTCCCGTTGAGAGAGAGTCCACCCAAAGCCTCCAAAACCATACAGCAG GAGTACGAGGCCAAGGTGTCTAAATCCAGCCAGAGTCCCTCCCTACCTGCCCAGGGCCGACGGAAAAACCTGGAATTCGAACCATTGTCCACCACGGGACTCATATTAGAGGACCGCCCCGC GAACCTTCCTGCTAAGTCAGAGGAGGAAGCCCAGCGCCACCGTCAGGAGTATGATGAAATGGTGGCAGAGGCCAAGAAGAGAg AGCTGAAAGAGgctcagaagaagaaaaagcagATGAAGGAAAGATTTAAACAGGAGGACAGCATCGCTAACGCAATGGTGGTTTGGAACAATGAAATCCTTCCCAACTGGGAGAGCAT GCGTGGCCTGCGGCGTGTGAGGGATCTGTGGTGGCAAGGTCTTCCTCCTAACGTGAGGGGTAAAGTCTGGAGTCTGGCCATTGGGAATGAGCTGAACATAACctcag aATTGTACGAGATCTTTCTCTCACGGGCCAAGGAGCGctggaagagcttcagagagaCAGGCAATGAGATTGAGTCGGATG TGGACAGTGCCGACCGTGAATCCAGTCTGGATCTGATCAAACTGGACATCTCGCGCACATTTCCACCGCTCTTCATCTTCCAGAAG GGTGGGCCGTACCATGATCTCCTGCACAGCGTGCTGGGCGCTTACACCTGCTACAGACCTGATGTGGGATAT GTTCAGGGCATGTCCTTCATAGCTGCTGTGCTGATTCTCAACCTGGAGGAGGCCGAGGCTTTCATCGCTTTTGCCAATCTCCTCAACAAACCCTGTCAGATGGCTTTCTTCAGAGTGGACCACGAGCTG atgCTGAAGTACTTTGCAGCATTTGAGGTGTTCTTTGAAGAAAACCTCCCCAGACTTTTTAATCACTTCAAGAGTTACAACCTCACACCTGACCTGTATCTGATAGACTG GATCTTCACCCTCTACACCAAGTCCCTGCCGTTAGATGTGGCCTGTCGGGTGTGGGATGTGTTCTGTAGAGACGGGGAGGAGTTCCTGTTCCGTACGGGACTCGGGATCCTGCGGCTCTATGAGGAAGTGCTCCTGCAGATGGATTTCATCCACATCGCTCAGTTCCTGACCAGACTGCCAGAGGACACGCCGCCCGAACGCCTCTTCAGCTGCATCGCCAACACCCAGATGATCAGCTGCAACAGGAAGTGGACACAG GTGTTTAATGCCCTCATAAAGGATAAAGAAATGGAAAAAAGCAGCAGTCCTTCAGTAAAAAATTCTTGA